One stretch of Nocardia mangyaensis DNA includes these proteins:
- a CDS encoding caspase, EACC1-associated type, with the protein MTDRGPSGEPGNRPAIAVGGGDLSSSTVRVLLAGTSDHAAGSALPPISAVGRSLRALDRVLRDRCGVPAESIRLIDNCVEPQDLARAIDNAAREAESVFILYFIGHGLIGTDRKLHLATYSSMSSTPRGAYAALPYSEIRLILEECRARSVVVILDSCRSGRVSDWNLRTDVLDSPVAYGGFLLSAAAADEEALAPADAEYTLFTGEVIRFLNEGDPSAGHTFLCLDDLYEYLDRRLPTANRPHRRVQGRVGDLELAPNPAYVMRQPPTPAAVDSVSGDSVAPYRGLAFYGPADARWFVGRKYVTERLVSRIADHDATHGPIMVVGPSGVGKSSLVRAGVVPALRDNAFPRSSTWPIMIMTPGREPVARLSESLGEALAEHPRTIHRRLRDNPTAISEMIEQILCDTARDILVDGRLLLVVDQMEQTFTLCDDNDERRTFVDALCAAASPGSRAVVCAVLRADFFGHCASHPGLLQALEVQGGQVFVGPMNGGQLRSVIIEPALLANLRVDPELPEEILRDLAVGDDSDLIDGGALPLVSHALDAAWQLRSGNVITAHGYERVGGIRGSIAHTANSAFLDFDSDEQEACRRLMVRMVTVGTDAPDTHRPIDLSDLRGIHDCAEKVASVLIRARLLVRDETSVRLTHDAVVRHWDRLRAWISDDRSWHIVRQQISEAHLIWRDRRRDDNLLTGDRLADAVRWTADPPRAALLTTDESAFVAASARQRQRRIRRLQQVIAILCVLVLATATSALYAMAKSAESRRAADVAVARSLVDSARLEFFGRPDLAILRVAAALRLTDDIDIRVAAGPIIQSSAGMSATLSMPSGFSVNPEKATLTPIPGTTQVVVDDGAYDDSPKFWLVDLATRAIDEVTLPLGGPGSDIALIDSSRKTAISTDTDILIVDESDPSNPILEIPVDARPFGVVGIPNGSIVAWCDSANRLSVIDARWETEPTILPDSCSPTSVQFLHSTRTPRNHVALSADGAIVVGLSEEILTIHNVATSDRTVVNAGGGIVMDFDLSPDGNFVATLDNDGIAKIWDLRAVPLVPTEVSDPGAQVRALAFSTDSRNLTVGTDSNIRHWRVHQNTWADDPSLDRPATAVEYVSDGSSLLTIDKQGQLIQWDGTILPNYDDYADLPIAVSADGTYVATIGIKHDEGFGLSLRKWDIRRNPPVAHVFAPSVWYTQTPTAAISDDGELVAVSRGWEAGVEIWSTGADARIIARVHAPGSLVDRMEFSPDGKVLAYIVVESDNSSELKFFSVDEHRELISEEKFEFVQSIRRIPSGHLLIDSRIPQDRSDGNQEFESVVFDMDSMSSMGGPARAVGYAVAVSPDGGRTVRDNNGGAIVWDEETGTTIAELADPPYAVAIIPNTRFAFSRDGSNLIAYNGVSVGSADPGDVPAGFDYELAVWDTSTGRFAGGLNANGIPIATGDGRLFFFPVDIDNQPQVFETALWSTDRQVLTDRLCAVVGRDLTPEEWQSTATLRDREYTSTCPSNTS; encoded by the coding sequence GTGACCGATCGCGGGCCGTCGGGCGAGCCGGGAAATAGGCCGGCGATCGCAGTCGGCGGCGGCGATCTGTCCTCCTCGACCGTTCGGGTCCTACTCGCCGGGACGAGCGATCATGCTGCGGGCTCAGCTCTCCCACCCATCTCCGCTGTGGGCCGATCATTGCGCGCACTCGATCGAGTGCTTCGTGATCGATGTGGTGTTCCGGCCGAATCCATTCGGCTCATCGACAATTGTGTGGAACCTCAAGATCTCGCACGCGCTATCGATAACGCAGCCCGAGAAGCCGAGTCGGTGTTCATCTTGTACTTCATCGGGCATGGGCTGATCGGCACCGACAGAAAGTTGCATCTCGCTACGTACTCGTCCATGTCCTCAACGCCTCGTGGCGCGTACGCGGCACTGCCGTACAGCGAGATTCGGCTCATCCTGGAAGAGTGCCGGGCACGCTCTGTCGTCGTAATCTTGGACAGTTGCAGGTCGGGACGGGTCTCTGACTGGAATCTTCGAACCGACGTGCTCGATTCTCCAGTTGCGTACGGCGGATTTCTTCTCTCTGCGGCCGCCGCGGACGAGGAGGCGCTCGCGCCGGCAGATGCCGAGTACACCCTCTTTACCGGCGAAGTCATCCGATTCCTGAACGAGGGCGATCCGTCCGCCGGGCATACATTTCTCTGTCTGGACGACCTCTACGAATATCTGGATCGCCGGTTGCCGACAGCGAACCGGCCACACCGCAGAGTTCAAGGCCGGGTGGGCGATCTCGAGCTCGCGCCGAATCCGGCGTACGTAATGCGGCAGCCTCCGACTCCGGCCGCCGTGGATTCCGTGTCCGGTGACTCTGTCGCACCCTACCGGGGCCTCGCGTTCTACGGACCTGCGGACGCTCGCTGGTTCGTCGGTCGCAAGTACGTGACTGAACGGCTCGTGAGCAGAATTGCCGACCACGATGCTACGCATGGACCGATCATGGTGGTCGGTCCATCCGGCGTCGGCAAGTCATCGCTGGTACGCGCCGGTGTTGTACCGGCGCTGCGCGACAACGCGTTCCCCCGGTCCAGCACCTGGCCGATCATGATCATGACCCCGGGTCGCGAACCGGTCGCCCGGCTGTCGGAGAGCCTGGGGGAAGCCCTCGCCGAACACCCACGCACCATTCATCGACGCCTCCGCGACAATCCCACGGCTATCTCGGAGATGATCGAACAGATCCTCTGCGATACCGCCCGAGACATCCTCGTGGATGGGCGCCTGCTCTTGGTTGTCGACCAAATGGAGCAGACGTTTACACTCTGTGATGACAATGATGAGCGGCGTACGTTCGTCGATGCGTTGTGTGCTGCGGCGTCTCCCGGCTCACGCGCGGTTGTGTGCGCGGTCCTCCGCGCGGACTTCTTCGGACATTGCGCTAGTCACCCCGGCCTGCTGCAGGCTCTCGAGGTCCAGGGCGGGCAGGTCTTCGTCGGCCCCATGAACGGCGGGCAGTTGCGCAGCGTGATCATCGAGCCCGCGCTGCTGGCGAACCTGCGAGTGGATCCAGAACTGCCGGAGGAGATCCTCAGAGACTTGGCGGTCGGTGACGATAGCGATCTTATCGACGGCGGAGCCTTGCCGTTGGTCTCGCACGCGCTCGATGCCGCCTGGCAACTGCGGAGTGGCAACGTCATCACGGCCCACGGATACGAGCGGGTCGGCGGAATACGTGGTTCGATCGCCCACACCGCAAACTCGGCCTTCCTCGATTTCGACAGCGATGAGCAGGAGGCCTGCCGTCGGCTGATGGTGCGAATGGTGACTGTCGGCACCGATGCGCCCGACACGCACCGCCCGATAGATCTGAGCGATCTTCGAGGCATTCACGACTGTGCGGAGAAGGTCGCGAGCGTACTCATACGAGCCCGGCTACTCGTCCGAGACGAGACATCGGTTCGTCTGACCCACGACGCGGTGGTCAGGCACTGGGACAGGTTGCGGGCCTGGATCAGCGACGATCGTTCGTGGCACATAGTCCGCCAGCAAATCAGCGAGGCGCACCTGATCTGGCGTGACCGCCGTCGTGATGACAATCTGCTGACCGGAGACCGACTCGCAGACGCGGTTCGATGGACCGCGGATCCCCCGCGCGCAGCGCTGCTGACCACTGACGAGAGCGCCTTCGTCGCAGCTTCAGCGAGGCAGCGTCAGCGCAGAATCCGGCGTCTGCAGCAGGTGATCGCGATACTCTGTGTCCTGGTTCTCGCGACCGCGACATCAGCCCTATACGCGATGGCAAAGAGTGCTGAGTCGCGCCGCGCTGCCGATGTCGCTGTGGCACGATCGCTGGTGGACTCGGCTCGGCTCGAGTTCTTCGGCAGACCGGACCTTGCCATTCTGCGCGTGGCCGCAGCATTGCGGCTGACAGACGATATCGACATCAGAGTTGCCGCCGGTCCTATCATCCAATCGAGCGCAGGGATGTCAGCGACCCTGTCCATGCCATCAGGATTCAGCGTGAATCCCGAGAAAGCGACGTTGACACCGATCCCAGGAACAACGCAAGTCGTCGTGGATGACGGAGCCTACGATGATTCGCCGAAATTCTGGCTGGTCGACTTGGCGACACGCGCGATCGACGAGGTGACTCTTCCGCTCGGGGGACCCGGCTCTGACATCGCCCTCATCGACTCGAGCCGAAAGACTGCGATCAGCACGGACACGGATATTCTGATCGTCGACGAATCCGACCCGAGCAACCCAATTCTTGAAATACCCGTCGACGCACGGCCGTTCGGCGTAGTCGGCATCCCGAACGGATCAATCGTAGCCTGGTGCGATTCTGCCAATAGGCTCAGCGTAATCGACGCGCGCTGGGAAACCGAACCGACGATCCTACCTGATTCCTGCTCACCGACCTCGGTCCAGTTCCTGCACAGCACTCGCACGCCGCGCAACCATGTCGCACTCAGCGCCGACGGCGCCATCGTGGTCGGCCTCAGCGAAGAAATCCTGACCATTCATAATGTTGCCACTTCCGACCGTACAGTCGTGAATGCAGGCGGCGGCATCGTCATGGATTTCGACCTTTCGCCTGACGGGAATTTCGTGGCTACGCTGGACAACGATGGGATTGCGAAAATTTGGGATCTGCGTGCGGTGCCCCTTGTTCCGACCGAGGTCTCCGATCCAGGCGCACAGGTACGGGCACTCGCCTTCAGTACGGATAGCCGGAACCTGACCGTCGGTACGGACTCGAATATCAGACACTGGCGTGTTCACCAGAACACGTGGGCAGACGATCCGTCACTCGATCGGCCGGCCACTGCGGTCGAGTACGTATCCGATGGGTCGTCGCTTCTGACGATCGACAAACAGGGGCAATTGATCCAGTGGGATGGAACGATATTGCCGAACTACGACGACTACGCCGACTTGCCCATCGCGGTGAGTGCCGACGGGACGTACGTGGCGACAATCGGAATAAAACATGACGAGGGTTTCGGACTATCGCTTCGAAAGTGGGATATCCGTCGAAATCCTCCGGTCGCACATGTTTTCGCCCCGAGCGTATGGTACACGCAGACACCGACCGCCGCGATTTCGGATGACGGGGAGCTCGTTGCGGTCAGCCGAGGATGGGAGGCCGGAGTGGAGATCTGGAGCACCGGAGCCGATGCCCGGATCATCGCACGTGTCCATGCCCCCGGCAGCCTTGTCGATCGCATGGAATTCAGTCCGGATGGCAAGGTGTTGGCATATATCGTGGTCGAATCCGATAATAGTTCGGAGTTGAAGTTCTTTTCCGTGGATGAACATCGCGAACTAATCTCTGAGGAGAAGTTCGAGTTCGTACAATCGATTCGCAGAATCCCCAGCGGGCACCTTTTGATAGATTCGAGAATTCCGCAAGACAGGTCGGACGGAAATCAAGAATTCGAGTCCGTCGTCTTCGACATGGACAGCATGAGTTCAATGGGTGGGCCGGCTCGCGCCGTGGGATATGCTGTAGCCGTATCACCCGATGGCGGTCGCACCGTTCGAGACAACAACGGCGGCGCGATTGTGTGGGACGAAGAGACAGGGACTACCATAGCCGAACTGGCGGACCCTCCGTATGCGGTGGCCATAATCCCGAACACCAGATTCGCATTTTCCAGAGACGGATCGAATCTGATTGCGTACAACGGGGTAAGTGTCGGGTCCGCGGATCCAGGCGATGTCCCCGCCGGTTTCGACTACGAACTTGCCGTTTGGGATACGTCTACGGGAAGGTTCGCTGGTGGACTCAATGCAAATGGCATCCCGATCGCGACCGGCGACGGTCGACTCTTCTTCTTCCCGGTCGACATCGATAATCAGCCACAGGTATTCGAGACCGCGTTGTGGAGCACCGACCGACAGGTGCTCACCGACCGGCTGTGTGCCGTTGTGGGCCGAGATCTCACGCCCGAGGAATGGCAATCCACAGCGACCCTCCGGGACCGGGAATACACATCTACCTGCCCCTCCAACACCAGCTGA
- a CDS encoding effector-associated constant component EACC1, which translates to MELKIDLLDPHDPGSAAVADELLRLNSWLLTQDGFRGRVRVLERPPAAGTLGASLDAVMVAVSSGLTSSAAFGALIAWLKTRPGKLTMRVKKPDGTEIEIEAEGLRGLSAAQLAAYVESIQATASSDPTS; encoded by the coding sequence ATGGAACTCAAGATCGACCTGCTGGACCCACATGACCCGGGATCGGCGGCTGTCGCCGACGAGCTGTTGCGATTGAACAGTTGGCTCCTCACACAGGATGGATTCCGAGGGCGCGTTCGCGTGCTCGAGCGACCCCCCGCAGCGGGAACACTGGGAGCGAGCCTCGACGCCGTTATGGTCGCTGTATCGTCCGGACTGACAAGTTCAGCCGCATTCGGCGCGCTCATCGCATGGCTGAAAACCCGTCCGGGGAAGCTCACCATGCGGGTGAAGAAGCCGGACGGCACCGAGATCGAGATCGAGGCCGAAGGACTCCGCGGACTATCTGCTGCTCAACTGGCCGCGTATGTCGAGAGTATTCAGGCAACAGCGAGTAGCGACCCGACCTCGTGA